One window of Channa argus isolate prfri chromosome 4, Channa argus male v1.0, whole genome shotgun sequence genomic DNA carries:
- the lrrc4ca gene encoding leucine rich repeat containing 4C, genome duplicate a, with the protein MLNKMTSSQQQQMMGGPRWNRALSDPLFVLLLALQLLVVAGLVRAQTCPSVCSCSNQFSKVICTRRGLREVPDGISTNTRYLNLQENLIQVIKVDSFRHLRHLEILQLSKNHIRKIELGAFNGLASLNTLELFDNRLTTIPNGAFEYLSKLKELWLRNNPIESIPSYAFNRVPSLRRLDLGELKRLSYISEGAFEGLSNLRYLNLGMCNLKEIPNLIPLVKLDELEMSGNQLSVIRPGSFKGLIHLQKLWMMHAQIQTIERNSFDDLQSLVELNLAHNNLTLLPHDLFTPLHHLERVHLHHNPWNCNCDILWLSWWLKEMVPANTSCCARCSSPSHHKGRYIGELDQNYFHCYAPVIVEPPADLNVTEGSAAELKCRASSLTSVSWITPNGSIMTHGAYKVRISVLNDGTLNFTNVTMQDTGTYTCMVSNSAGNTTASATLNVSSTENSSFSYFTTVTVETIEMPHSEGFTTIVQQKVGPTPSAGTWDSISPTSTTTTTVRTPLSTRATEKTYTIPVTEFGGEGSLDGLDEVMKTTKIIIGCFVAITLMAAVMLIIFYKMRKQHHQQNHHAPTRTIEIINVDEDCVTGGPGMEGHLTLPPLEHEHLNHYNTYKTAYNHASTINSIHSSAHEPLLIRASSKDNVQETQI; encoded by the coding sequence ATGTTAAACAAGATGACCtcctctcagcagcagcagatgatgGGAGGTCCTAGGTGGAACCGGGCCTTGTCCGACCCTTTGTTTGTGCTGCTTCTGGCTCTCCAGCTGCTGGTGGTGGCAGGGCTGGTACGTGCTCAGACGTGCCCCTCTGTCTGCTCCTGTAGTAACCAGTTCAGCAAAGTCATCTGCACCCGCCGAGGCCTGCGGGAGGTCCCTGATGGCATCTCTACCAACACGCGCTATCTGAACCTGCAAGAAAATCTCATTCAGGTTATAAAGGTGGACAGCTTCAGGCACCTAAGACATCTGGAGATTCTGCAGCTGAGCAAAAACCATATACGCAAAATTGAGCTGGGAGCTTTCAATGGACTGGCCAGCCTCAATACCTTGGAGCTTTTTGATAATCGCCTCACCACTATTCCAAACGGGGCATTTGAGTACCTGTCTAAACTAAAGGAGCTTTGGCTAAGGAATAACCCCATAGAGAGCATTCCTTCCTATGCTTTCAACAGAGTGCCCTCATTACGCCGGTTGGACCTTGGGGAGCTCAAACGCCTCTCCTACATATCCGAGGGGGCCTTTGAAGGGCTGAGCAATCTGCGCTACTTAAATCTGGGAATGTGCAATCTGAAAGAAATTCCCAACCTTATTCCCCTGGTGAAGCTGGATGAACTAGAGATGTCTGGGaaccagctgtcagtcatccggCCTGGCTCTTTTAAAGGGCTTATCCATTTGCAAAAGCTATGGATGATGCATGCTCAGATCCAGACCATAGAGAGGAACTCTTTTGATGACTTGCAGTCACTAGTGGAGCTTAATCTAGCCCACAACAACCTTACCCTCTTGCCCCATGATCTCTTCACTCCTTTACACCACCTGGAGAGGGTGCACTTGCACCACAACCCGTGGAATTGTAACTGTGATATCCTCTGGCTGAGCTGGTGGCTTAAAGAGATGGTACCAGCAAACACCAGCTGCTGTGCCCGTTGCAGCTCACCGTCCCACCATAAGGGACGATACATTGGCGAGCTGGACCAGAACTATTTTCACTGTTATGCTCCTGTTATTGTGGAGCCTCCTGCAGACCTAAATGTGACAGAGGGAAGTGCTGCAGAGTTGAAATGCAGAGCCAGCTCTTTGACCTCGGTAAGCTGGATTACACCCAATGGTTCCATCATGACACATGGTGCATACAAGGTCAGAATCTCTGTGCTGAATGATGGCACACTGAACTTCACCAATGTTACAATGCAGGACACGGGCACATATACATGTATGGTTAGTAATTCTGCAGGTAACACAACAGCATCTGCCACGCTCAACGTGTCCTCTACAGAGAACAGCAGCTTCAGTTACTTCACCACAGTGACAGTGGAGACCATAGAAATGCCACATAGTGAAGGCTTCACCACTATTGTGCAACAGAAGGTGGGCCCCACGCCCTCTGCCGGTACATGGGACTCTATTTCGCCCACTTctacaaccaccaccacagTCCGGACCCCACTCTCCACCCGTGCAACAGAGAAGACTTACACAATCCCTGTCACAGAGTTCGGAGGGGAGGGCTCGCTTGATGGCTTGGATGAGGTGATGAAGACGACCAAGATCATCATTGGCTGCTTTGTTGCGATCACGCTCATGGCAGCCGTCATGCTTATCATCTTCTACAAGATGCGTAAACAGCACCACCAGCAGAACCACCATGCACCCACGCGCACTATTGAGATTATCAATGTGGATGAGGACTGTGTAACAGGAGGCCCAGGCATGGAGGGCCACCTGACTCTGCCTCCTCTTGAGCACGAGCACCTCAACCACTACAACACATATAAGACTGCATACAACCATGCCTCCACTATCAACTCCATACACAGCTCAGCCCACGAACCTTTGTTAATCCGGGCCAGCTCAAAAGACAATGTACAAGAGACTCAAAtctaa